From a region of the Helianthus annuus cultivar XRQ/B chromosome 5, HanXRQr2.0-SUNRISE, whole genome shotgun sequence genome:
- the LOC110940392 gene encoding uncharacterized Rho GTPase-activating protein At5g61530, protein MPLAVSPQWQEKASGFFSSSGTKLKEAGQSAGSFVGEVAKDAKGNVSEVAERVGSVVKSRWSLFQQPSTRQAMQERLVSAAATTSYFLRRGVTETKEKVVVGKTKVEEVAKKTAQKSKTLLTDIERWQKGVASTDVFGVPVEVTVQRQESSKPIPSLLVKCADYLVLSGLNSPDLFKSEGNKRAIQQLVSLYNQDLNAPLPEGVNPIDVAALVKCYLASLPQPLITFELRNEIRGARSSIPLMRNILKKLPAVNYMTLELVTALLLRVSQKSLLNKMDAGSLAMEMAPIIMWQKGQTPETYKQYWNQPSTTQSNTNAADPVQNYSEWDMLADESEDMDVSSAIPLDDGVTIDLSAIEVLRCLIEHHNAIFTDANETVWR, encoded by the exons ATGCCTTTAGCCGTTTCACCTCAGTGGCAAGAGAAAGCCAGTGGTTTCTTCTCATCTTCAG GGACAAAGCTGAAAGAAGCTGGGCAATCTGCAGGATCATTTGTGGGTGAGGTTGCTAAAGATGCAAAAGGCAATGTTTCTGAAGTAGCAGAACGGGTCGGGTCGGTGGTCAAAAGCCGATGGTCACTTTTTCAGCAACCATCCACAAGACAGGCGATGCAGGAACGTCTTGTCTCCGCTGCTGCTACTACAAGTTATTTTCTTCGGAGGGGTGTAACAGAGACTAAAGAGAAGGTTGTTGTAGGGAAAACTAAAGTGGAAGAG GTGGCAAAGAAGACTGCCCAGAAAAGCAAAACTCTATTGACTGATATTGAGCGGTGGCAGAAG GGTGTTGCTAGCACCGATG TGTTTGGTGTGCCGGTAGAGGTTACAGTTCAGCGCCAAGAATCCAGCAAACCTATTCCTTCTTTGTTGGTCAAATGTGCAGATTATCTCGTATTATCAG GCCTGAATTCGCCTGATTTATTCAAGTCTGAAGGAAACAAGAGGGCAATCCAGCAACTTGTGTCGTTGTACAACCAAG ACTTAAATGCACCACTACCTGAAGGTGTGAACCCAATAGATGTTGCCGCTCTTGTCAAGTGTTACTTGGCCAGCCTTCCACAGCCATTGATCACTTTTGAACTACGCAATGAAATCCGAGGTGCACGTTCTAGCATACCTCTGATGAGAAACATATTGAAAAAACTTCCAGCAGTTAATTACATGACACTGGAGCTCGTCACTGCATTATTGCTCCGTGTTAGCCAAAAATCGCTTCTTAACAAg ATGGATGCTGGAAGCCTTGCCATGGAGATGGCTCCTATTATTATGTGGCAAAAGGGACAGACACCCGAAACTTATAAACAGTATTGGAACCAGCCATCAACAACTCAGTCAAATACAAATGCTGCCGATCCTGTACAAAACTATAGCGAATGGGATATGCTTGCAG ATGAGAGTGAAGATATGGATGTATCTTCGGCGATTCCATTGGATGATGGTGTGACAATAGACTTGAGTGCCATAGAGGTTTTAAGGTGTTTAATAGAACATCACAATGCCATCTTCACTGATGCGAATGAGACTGTTTGGAGGTGA